TGAGATACAAGGAAGTCAGAGCCCGGGAACATTGCTTCCTCCTACAGATTAGGCTCTTCGAAAAAGTCTGAGCATCTTGTTATATTCAGATAGACAACCGTCATCCGTCATGGCTAGCATCATTGCACCGGTGGGTAAGAGCCGCAGCAAAACACACCCTTGCTACCTTGGCCCATTCAATTTTGAGGTCCCTGGGGAGGAGTCTTGGTCCTTTAAGGGTCCACATGGCAGAAAGAAATGTGAAGTTGTTCTTCGGGAGAGTGGTGCCAGCCCAAGGGGAAGAAACCTTTGAAAACTGGCTGATCCACGTCAGTGGGGTCCTGCCTGATTGGAATATGTCTGAGGAGGAAAAGCTCAAACACTTAATGAAAACACTCAGGGGCCCTGCCCGGGAGGTAATGCATTTGCTCCAGGCCACCAACCCCAATCTAAGTGTGGCTGATTTCTTGTGGGTGATGAAACTGGTGTTTGGGGAGTCTGAAAGCAGTGTCACTGCTCATGGTAAATTTTTTAACACTCTGCAGGCACAAGGGGAGAAAGCCTTCCTTTATGTGATCTGTTTGGAAGTGCAGCTCCAGAATGCTATTTAGGCAGGGATCATAGCTCAGAAAGATGCCAACCAGACTCGCCTGCAGCAGCTCCTTTTAGGAGATGAGCTAAATAGGGACCTGCACTTTAGGCTGAAACATCTTCTCAGGATATATGCAAATGATCAGGAGCGTTTTCCTAGTTTCTTGGAGTTAATCAAGATGATAAGGGAGGAAGAGGATTGGAATGACACTTTTATGAAACCAAAGCGACCCAAGAGGTCTGAGGTAATCTTGGAGAGGGCAACAAGCCCTGTAGTATTTCAGGGCCCCCAGCCAATAGCAATCAGCGGCACTGACTGCAACGTAATAGAGGTGAATGATACCCTTGATGACTCAGATGAGGATGTGATCCTGGTGGAGTCTCAGGACTCTCTACTTACATCCCTGGAAGCCCCATCCCTCAGAGGCAGGGCCAGACCTCTTGATCCAATACTGGTCATTGATTGCACCAACAGTTCCCGGGCTCAATCTCCTTGCACCAGTGGGGGTTCTGGGTATAAGAATAATGGTCCTGGGATGTGCGTAGAGCCAGGAAGTGAAAATACACAATCTTATGTTCATATTGTGGTGAGGAGGGCCACTTAAAGGAAACCTGTAACAGTGAGAGCAATAAGGCCCAGGTGATTGAGAATCTCATCATCATCCTGCAGGAGTTGACACATACAGAGAAGGAGAAGTCAAAGAGGTTCCTAGCAAACACaatgacctctctgggcctttagTAAGGTATCAGAATGAGCCCTAAGTGAACCCTCAACTGTATTCATGCGGGAAAAACAGCAGGgtggggagaagtagacttctgTCTGCATTAATTAATCCACAAAGTGGTTTTATTTGGGGCAGAAGAGGTCTTATATGCCACCAAAGTGGAGGGGATGGACTCAActctgtccctgctccctcctctgtctgcctaagggtctattctgtgtgtgtgtccatttccttgatgactatTCTTTTAATGAAAGGAGTATAATTCTGTTAAACCTtcacaaaatgaaggaaaatacaaattactgGAAACTCTCCATCCTTTTATAAACATTGTCAGACCTTTGAAGAGTGCCCTTCCGGATACTTATCTGTAATTGTgtacccaaatatatatatatatagatagaaagatagatagatatagatatatagataagtGATCAAATATAAGTGCTCTTCTAAACTGTATATTTTTCACCAAATAATATATGTTGTGGAGTTCTG
This region of Meles meles chromosome X, mMelMel3.1 paternal haplotype, whole genome shotgun sequence genomic DNA includes:
- the ZCCHC18 gene encoding LOW QUALITY PROTEIN: zinc finger CCHC domain-containing protein 18 (The sequence of the model RefSeq protein was modified relative to this genomic sequence to represent the inferred CDS: inserted 4 bases in 3 codons; substituted 2 bases at 2 genomic stop codons), whose protein sequence is MASIIAPVGKSRSKTHPXATLAHSILRSLGRSLGPLRVHMAERNVKLFFGRVVPAQGEETFENWLIHVSGVLPDWNMSEEEKLKHLMKTLRGPAREVMHLLQATNPNLSVADFLWVMKLVFGESESSVTAHGKFFNTLQAQGEKAFLYVICLEVQLQNAIXAGIIAQKDANQTRLQQLLLGDELNRDLHFRLKHLLRIYANDQERFPSFLELIKMIREEEDWNDTFMKPKRPKRSEVILERATSPVVFQGPQPIAISGTDCNVIEVNDTLDDSDEDVILVESQDSLLTSLEAPSLRGRARPLDPILVIDCTNSSRAQSPCTSGGSGYKNNGPGXVRRARKXKYTILCSYCGEEGHLKETCNSESNKAQVIENLIIILQELTHTEKEKSKXVPSKHNDLSGPLVRYQNEP